One part of the Salvelinus fontinalis isolate EN_2023a chromosome 4, ASM2944872v1, whole genome shotgun sequence genome encodes these proteins:
- the LOC129852765 gene encoding C2 calcium-dependent domain-containing protein 4C: MWFLGKIRESMENIPLELGRYVGKSEEEDLSANASLSNKLHSNILTPDKIPEFCLPPRLCRSLVAAEPHTVSQRLTSRDCGAVDFSKTPQAKQVEEMKLTKVSGVAWRGKKPLPFSAEGYGLAGMYESPNTRRKESLFHSESTGYTLDRTLPRPTTRVAIERNQCKAPPIQLGLEFGLSCKSLSESGSTESDTPSSNDSSPLGSPLLSRSCSGLSLSIIAAWAEGHPGLQSASAFSGTLGLEGASPCSAVNPRGRRGAISPIPSNSLIEPCSSPPFVVNSLAPPVLFPLDVLHCQERMQREHVLPLPEGRGRVRLSAEHTLSPSLLSMVVRVRVVSVEGLRDEGDPRALHCCLSLSLSPGKLQRQDSATIRNCRSPVFNEDFFFTELSLDSLGGLRLQLKVLDKASGLRRGTVLGIIITEPLAQLLPL, encoded by the coding sequence ATGTGGTTCCTGGGAAAGATCCGAGAGAGCATGGAGAACATTCCCCTAGAGCTTGGACGCTACGTGGgaaagagtgaggaggaggatctCTCAGCCAATGCCAGTCTCTCCAACAAGTTGCACAGTAACATTCTGACTCCGGACAAAATCCCGGAGTTCTGCTTGCCCCCTCGGCTGTGCAGGAGCCTAGTGGCAGCTGAACCCCACACTGTGAGTCAGAGGCTCACCAGTCGAGACTGTGGTGCAGTTGATTTCTCTAAGACTCCGCAAGCTAAACAGGTTGAGGAAATGAAGTTGACAAAAGTCAGTGGGGTGGCCTGGAGGGGTAAGAAACCACTGCCATTCTCCGCAGAGGGCTACGGTTTGGCGGGGATGTATGAGAGTCCAAACACACGGAGGAAAGAGTCACTGTTTCACTCCGAGAGCACTGGCTACACACTGGACAGGACCCTACCCAGGCCCACCACAAGGGTGGCGATAGAGCGAAACCAGTGTAAAGCACCCCCCATCCAATTGGGGCTTGAATTTGGGCTCTCCTGTAAGAGCCTGTCGGAGTCAGGCAGCACAGAAAGCGATACACCCTCCTCAAATGACTCCTCCCCTTTGGGCTCTCCCCTGCTCAGCCGCTCTTGCTCTGGCCTCTCACTCTCTATCATTGCTGCCTGGGCGGAGGGTCACCCAGGTCTGCAGTCTGCCTCTGCCTTCAGTGGCACTTTGGGACTGGAAGGAGCCTCCCCATGCTCTGCGGTTAACCCCAGAGGACGGAGGGGGGCGATCTCACCCATTCCCTCCAACTCCCTTATCGAGCCCTGCTCCAGTCCTCCCTTCGTTGTCAACTCCCTGGCGCCCCCTGTCCTGTTCCCGCTGGACGTGCTCCACTGCCAGGAGCGGATGCAGAGAGAACATGTCCTCCCACTGCCGGAGGGCCGCGGCAGAGTCCGCCTCTCAGCCGAGCACACATTGTCGCCTTCTCTTCTGTCCATGGTAGTGCGAGTGAGGGTGGTGTCCGTGGAGGGTCTGAGGGATGAAGGGGACCCCAGAGCCCTCCACTGCTGCCTCAGCCTGAGCTTAAGCCCAGGGAAGCTCCAGAGACAGGACAGCGCCACAATCAGGAACTGCAGGAGCCCCGTGTTCAATGAGGACTTTTTCTTCACTGAGCTGAGCCTGGACAGCCTGGGTGGCTTACGGCTCCAACTGAAGGTGTTAGACAAGGCCTCTGGGCTCAGACGGGGAACGGTGCTTGGGATCATCATAACCGAACCCCTGGCCCAGCTACTGCCCCTGTGA